One Keratinibaculum paraultunense genomic window carries:
- a CDS encoding aspartyl-phosphate phosphatase Spo0E family protein — MRDEIDNLRIILEKEISSSNVNYNKVLEISKALDEIIVKYYDEKEKSNIKIKNSINKG, encoded by the coding sequence GTGAGAGACGAAATAGATAATTTAAGGATAATTTTAGAAAAAGAAATAAGTTCCAGTAATGTAAATTACAATAAAGTTTTGGAAATAAGTAAAGCATTGGATGAAATTATAGTGAAATATTATGATGAAAAAGAGAAGAGTAATATAAAGATTAAAAATTCTATAAATAAAGGCTAG
- a CDS encoding metal-sensing transcriptional repressor has translation MNEGKQKAYQKLKTVRGQIDGIIKMIEEDRYCVDISTQILSAIGLLKKANIDVLNSHIRSCVKDAILEGEEEGEEKIEEIIKIIDKYIK, from the coding sequence ATGAATGAAGGAAAGCAAAAAGCTTACCAAAAGTTAAAAACTGTAAGAGGACAGATAGATGGTATAATCAAAATGATAGAAGAAGATAGATATTGTGTAGATATATCTACACAAATACTGTCAGCCATAGGATTACTTAAAAAAGCCAATATAGATGTATTAAATTCTCATATTAGATCCTGTGTAAAAGATGCAATATTAGAAGGAGAGGAAGAAGGAGAAGAAAAAATAGAAGAGATAATAAAAATAATAGATAAATATATAAAATAA
- a CDS encoding helix-turn-helix domain-containing protein, translating to MINENLSNLDFKNIGAKIRLERENLNLTREKLAELLDLSPYYIGQIERGERKMSVETLVNISKILHVSIDYLLDNSCEIDNKYVVSESFDQYKLNENDDELKELFSILKRCSKEEISLITDLVKLILPYIK from the coding sequence ATGATAAATGAAAACTTATCTAATTTAGATTTTAAAAATATAGGTGCAAAAATCCGGTTAGAACGTGAAAATTTAAATTTAACAAGAGAAAAACTTGCAGAGCTTCTTGATCTTTCACCTTATTATATAGGTCAAATTGAAAGAGGAGAAAGAAAAATGAGTGTAGAAACACTAGTAAATATTTCTAAAATACTTCATGTATCTATTGATTATTTATTAGATAATTCTTGTGAAATAGATAATAAATATGTTGTTTCGGAATCTTTTGATCAATATAAACTTAATGAAAATGATGATGAACTAAAAGAATTATTTTCCATATTAAAGCGTTGCTCTAAGGAGGAAATAAGTTTAATAACAGATCTTGTTAAACTTATTCTACCTTACATAAAATAA